From Hydractinia symbiolongicarpus strain clone_291-10 chromosome 12, HSymV2.1, whole genome shotgun sequence, one genomic window encodes:
- the LOC130621172 gene encoding alanyl-tRNA editing protein Aarsd1-like isoform X1, with product MAFACQRNSYLKELLAKVVSCVKVKDGFEVILNDTVLFPEGGGQPDDRGKIGGVEVARVFRRGAEAVHVTSNKLDEGMEYKCVVDWNRRFDHMQQHSAQHLFSAIADTNYGFKTVSWELGRSVSHVELNAKSISKEQLVSIETECNDVIRNHNPVITHYLTKSDALELPEVKTRGLPEDVIEPIRVIEIKDVEKNMCCGTHVSNASDLQVIKLLHTEAMRGGTRVFFIAGNRVISKLDQSYEVERKLTKLLSCGIDEHADSVEKIKNNLRVSLKSCRGYLKEIAKFEADELVRTSKELGYIFKHREDGDMEYIFTILNSLPDHCKHVLTFICGGPIKTGGQFVLRGAEDKVQALSPTILELIDGKGGGKKGQLQGKAASFRKLKDVHELIKGAAKNEE from the exons ATGGCATTTGCTTGTCAACGAAATTCATATTTGAAAGAGTTACTTGCTAAAGTTGTGTCATGTGTCAAAGTAAAGGATGGTTTTGAGGTTATTTTGAACGATACTGTGCTATTTCCTGAAGGTGGAGGTCAG ccgGATGACAGAGGTAAA ATTGGTGGCGTAGAAGTAGCACGTGTTTTTCGTCGTGGAGCAGAAGCTGTCCACGTGACCAGCAACAAATTAGATGAAGGAATGGAATACAAGTGTGTTGTTGATTGGAACAGGCGTTTTGATCACATGCAGCAACATTCAG cccAGCATTTGTTTTCAGCGATTGCAGACACTAACTatggttttaaaactgtttcttg GGAGTTAGGTAGAAGCGTAAGCCATGTTGAATTAAATGCTAAATCCATTTCTAAGGAGCAACTTGTATCCATTGAAACCGAATGTAATGACGTCATTCGAAACCACAATCCAGTGATCACTCATTATTTGACTAAATCCGATGCACTAGAATTGCCTGAA gtAAAAACAAGGGGTTTACCAGAAGATGTGATTGAACCAATCAGAGTGATCGAGATAAAAG ATGTAGAAAAGAACATGTGTTGTGGAACTCATGTTTCCAACGCTAGCGATTTACAA GTAATAAAATTATTGCACACTGAAGCAATGCGAGGTGGTACTCGAGTGTTTTTCATAGCAGGAAATAGAGTCATAAGTAAACTCGATCAGTCATACGAAGTTGAAAGAAAACTCACGAAATTATTAAG ttGTGGCATAGATGAACATGCTGATAGCgttgagaaaataaaaaataatttaagagtATCTTTAAAG TCATGTCGAGGTTATTTAAAAGAAATCGCAAAATTTGAAGCAGACGAACTTGTGAGAACATCCAAAGAGCTAGGCTATATATTCAAACATCG GGAGGACGGCGATATGGAGTATATATTCACCATACTAAACTCCTTACCAGACCACTGTAAG catgtTTTAACGTTTATATGCGGTGGGCCAATAAAAACAGGTGGCCAGTTCGTGCTTCGTGGAGCGGAAGACAAAGTACAGGCGCTATCACCTAC AATTTTGGAACTAATAGATGGAAAAGGTGGCGGTAAAAAGGGACAATTGCAAGGGAAGGCTGCTTCATTTCGGAAACTAAAAGATGTACACGAATTAATCAAAGGAGCAGCGAAAAATGAAGAGTAA
- the LOC130621171 gene encoding pyridine nucleotide-disulfide oxidoreductase domain-containing protein 1-like gives MKKVVIIGGGIAGTSCAEYINAYSLMDIEVLIIAASDVVKSAVTTKKITSIMKEMDVRETSLDSFKKQFHNVSVFTGSVTEVLADEKIVKTKDKSFKYDKLCICTGAIPNTIKMDNITDTTRSNIIYIRDTDTVKQLKEKLANARKMIVIGNGGIALELVYEVSNCDITWCIRHDYIGNTFLDKGAATFFLPSLHGNVNSSNGKSKKFEQTIFRRRMYEAEREFIQGDGKEFGVTGSALGPDWSSRQNLRGCKSTSSNINIRYNCEPKRIFSCHDQPPKNKIYVELATGEVIGGDVVVCATGASPNLPFPILSKSQIKLSEDGGIFVDNNMRSNINEIYAAGDVCSPSFTQTKHWFPMKLWTQGWQMGAYSGKCIVENFNNQDLMADICFELFTHATTFFGFKVCLLGCYNGQNLKADKCELLFRCTRGVEYIKIVLEDDRVQGAILIGETDLEETVENLILNQLNVGFIKDHLLDPNVDIEDYFD, from the exons atgaaaaaggtGGTGATTATTGGTGGTGGGATTGCTGGCACTTCATGTGCTGAATATATCAACGCATACTCATTGATGGACAtagaagttcttattattgCTGCTTCAGACGTAGTCAAGTCAGCCGTTACAACAAAAAAGATAACTAGTATTATGAAAGAGATGGATGTTCGGGAGACTTCTCTTGACTCATTTAAAAAGCAGTTTCACAATGTCTCTGTATTTACTGGTTCAGTAACTGAAGTGCTTGCAGATG AAAAAATTGTGAAGACAAAGGATAAAAGTTTTAAGTATGACAAGTTATGCATATGTACTGGTGCAATACCCAATACCATTAAAATGGACAACATAACTGATACGACCAGATCTAACATTATTTACATACGAGATACAGACACTGTGAaacaattaaaagaaaaactggCAAATGCAAGAAAGATGATTGTTATAGGAAATGGTGGCATTGCCTTGGAGTTGGT CTATGAAGTCAGCAATTGTGATATTACTTGGTGTATCAGACATGATTATATTGGTAACACTTTTCTTGACAAAGGTGCAGCAACGTTTTTTCTGCCTAGTCTACATGGAAATGTGAATTCTTCAAATGGAAAGAGTAAAAAGTTTGAACAAACTATATTTAGAAGAAGAATGTATGAAGCAGAGCGTGAATTTATACAGG GTGATGGAAAAGAATTTGGTGTTACAGGAAGTGCACTCGGTCCAGACTGGAGTTCTCGTCAAAATCTGCGGGGATGTAAATCTACCTCATCTAATATCAACATACGATATAATTGTGAACCAAAAAGGATATTTTCCTGTCATGACCAACctccgaaaaataaaatttatgtcGAACTGGCCACTGGTGAAGTTATTGGAGGTGACGTTGTTGTATGTGCAACTGGTGCGTCGCCTAATCTCCCATTTCCTATTTTATCCAAGTCTCAAATAAAACTATCAGAAGATGGTGGCATATTTGTTGACAACAACATGAGAAGCAATATAAACGAGATATATGCGGCAGGGGATGTATGCTCTCCATCATTTACACAAACAAAGCATTGGTTCCCAATGAAACTGTGGACACAAGGTTGGCAAATGGGTGCATATTCAGGTAAATGTATAGTTGAAAACTTCAATAATCAAGATCTAATGGCAGATATTTGTTTTGAACTGTTTACACATGCTACAACATTTTTTggttttaaagtttgtttacttgGATGTTACAACGGACAAAACTTAAAAGCAGATAAATGCGAGTTGTTATTTCGTTGTACAAGAGGCGTGgaatatattaaaattgtgTTGGAAGACGATCGAGTACAGGGAGCAATTCTAATTGGTGAAACAGATTTAGAAGAAACTGTGGAAAATTTGATTCTGAATCAACTGAATGTTGGTTTTATCAAAGATCATTTATTAGACCCAAATGTTGATATTGAAGATTATTTTGATTAA
- the LOC130621172 gene encoding alanyl-tRNA editing protein Aarsd1-like isoform X2, whose amino-acid sequence MEYKCVVDWNRRFDHMQQHSAQHLFSAIADTNYGFKTVSWELGRSVSHVELNAKSISKEQLVSIETECNDVIRNHNPVITHYLTKSDALELPEVKTRGLPEDVIEPIRVIEIKDVEKNMCCGTHVSNASDLQVIKLLHTEAMRGGTRVFFIAGNRVISKLDQSYEVERKLTKLLSCGIDEHADSVEKIKNNLRVSLKSCRGYLKEIAKFEADELVRTSKELGYIFKHREDGDMEYIFTILNSLPDHCKHVLTFICGGPIKTGGQFVLRGAEDKVQALSPTILELIDGKGGGKKGQLQGKAASFRKLKDVHELIKGAAKNEE is encoded by the exons ATGGAATACAAGTGTGTTGTTGATTGGAACAGGCGTTTTGATCACATGCAGCAACATTCAG cccAGCATTTGTTTTCAGCGATTGCAGACACTAACTatggttttaaaactgtttcttg GGAGTTAGGTAGAAGCGTAAGCCATGTTGAATTAAATGCTAAATCCATTTCTAAGGAGCAACTTGTATCCATTGAAACCGAATGTAATGACGTCATTCGAAACCACAATCCAGTGATCACTCATTATTTGACTAAATCCGATGCACTAGAATTGCCTGAA gtAAAAACAAGGGGTTTACCAGAAGATGTGATTGAACCAATCAGAGTGATCGAGATAAAAG ATGTAGAAAAGAACATGTGTTGTGGAACTCATGTTTCCAACGCTAGCGATTTACAA GTAATAAAATTATTGCACACTGAAGCAATGCGAGGTGGTACTCGAGTGTTTTTCATAGCAGGAAATAGAGTCATAAGTAAACTCGATCAGTCATACGAAGTTGAAAGAAAACTCACGAAATTATTAAG ttGTGGCATAGATGAACATGCTGATAGCgttgagaaaataaaaaataatttaagagtATCTTTAAAG TCATGTCGAGGTTATTTAAAAGAAATCGCAAAATTTGAAGCAGACGAACTTGTGAGAACATCCAAAGAGCTAGGCTATATATTCAAACATCG GGAGGACGGCGATATGGAGTATATATTCACCATACTAAACTCCTTACCAGACCACTGTAAG catgtTTTAACGTTTATATGCGGTGGGCCAATAAAAACAGGTGGCCAGTTCGTGCTTCGTGGAGCGGAAGACAAAGTACAGGCGCTATCACCTAC AATTTTGGAACTAATAGATGGAAAAGGTGGCGGTAAAAAGGGACAATTGCAAGGGAAGGCTGCTTCATTTCGGAAACTAAAAGATGTACACGAATTAATCAAAGGAGCAGCGAAAAATGAAGAGTAA
- the LOC130621176 gene encoding anaphase-promoting complex subunit 15B-like, with protein sequence MSFFPSLLPKISNELWFNVESNTTVPDESELVKEETKYKEEMEAVIKDGEDIVPYGKTKEASDNAGEDEDEIEDDDSNEEIDEDTDEFDTASNGLDSIEDDMLNASGMNETNDGW encoded by the exons ATGTCATTTTTCCCGTCACTGCTACCTAAAATATCAAATGAACTCTGGTTCAATGTTGAAAGTAATACAACAGTCCCAGATGAAAGCGAGTTGGTAAAAGAAGAGACAAAATACAAGGAAGAAATGGAAGCTGTCATCAAAGATGGCGAAGACATTGTTCCATATGGGAAAACTAAAGAGGCGAGTGATAATGCAG gagAAGATGAAGATGAAATTGAAGATGATGATAGCAATGAGGAAATTGATGAAGATACTGACGAGTTTGATACAGCCAGCAATGGTTTGGACTCAATTGAAGATGATATGTTAAACGCTTCTGGAATGAATGAGACAAATGATGGATGGTAG
- the LOC130621173 gene encoding uncharacterized protein LOC130621173 yields MLHFRKDTFTYQAFASHLVMINPDLKNIKKFGTDLDRALINGMRNVFEIADPLICVQHLQERDSRKLDKLSASSRSKQRILTDLGSKQNQSLQLGLADFMDDDDFSIKLKSLKEIWDPLVPGFHSWFEEKRSQIFVTSVINSAKDRVGINSVFYNNRLEVMHKLQKKLKKEDDIPHEVVAMVKMLKEWSESYYHEAVRAVRGIGKYRLAPDFQTFAIDPVRSIRWGCDRQEQHLDAFFSFTPEVTWLFKRPANAGQKSTVVKKRRDKDEPQLFSQRIGSSASPSSNPQANKKVTPLKLRKDENGNFVASQSSGSPASSTFSAVDPLNPFRSESRLYYLVSKFDKKTCPGQVTRCEQCRFVFSNADIVLVRTTGVREFNTGNVYLHYLKSCLTGYDDKFKFSAVTVLQETLKKLPPDSVRKFRDMGLQIEP; encoded by the exons ATGCTACACTTTAGGAAGGACACGTTCACATACCAAGCATTTGCTTCACATCTTGTAATGATCAATCCAGActtgaaaaacattaaaaagtttgGAACAGACTTGGACCGTGCCCTCATAAATGGAATGCGAAATGTGTTTGAGATTGCTGATCCTTTGATCTGTGTTCAACATTTACAGGAAAGAGATAGTCGAAAGTTAGATAAGTTATCAGCTTCATCACGTTCAAAACAAAGAATACTCACTGATTTAGGCAGCAAACAAAATCAAAGCTTGCAATTAGGTTTGGCTGATTTTATGGATGATGACGATTTTTCCATCAAATTGAAAAGTCTCAAAGAAATCTGGGATCCTTTGGTTCCAGGGTTTCACAGCTGGTTTGAAGAGAAACGTTCTCAGATTTTTGTTACATCTGTTATAAATAGTGCAAAAGATCGAGTTGGAATTAACAGTGTGTTTTATAACAACCGTTTAGAG GTTATGCACAAACTTcagaaaaaactgaaaaaggaAGACGACATTCCACACGAAGTTGTTGCCATGGTTAAGATGCTAAAGGAATGGTCAGAATCATATTATCATGAAGCGGTTCGTGCAGTCAGAGGAATAGGGAAGTATCGTTTAGCTCCAGATTTCCAAACGTTTGCTATTGATCCAGTACGATCGATTCGTTGGGGATGTGATAGACAAGAGCAGCATTTGGATGCATTCTTTTCATTCACTCCTGAAGTCACATGGCTGTTCAAACGACCTGCTAATGCAGGGCAAAAGTCTacggtggtgaaaaaaagacgTGACAAAGATGAACCTCAATTATTTTCTCAGAGGATTGGGTCTTCAGCATCGCCAAGCAGCAATCCCCaagcaaataaaaaagttactccTTTGAAGCTGAGGAAAGATGAAAATGGTAATTTTGTTGCATCTCAGTCATCTGGATCACCAGCAAGTTCTACATTCTCTGCAGTGGATCCATTGAATCCTTTTCGATCAGAATCACGATTGTATTATTTGGTTTCGAAATTTGACAAAAAGACTTGCCCAGGACAAGTGACAAGATGTGAGCAATGTCGGTTCGTATTTAGTAATGCAGACATAGTACTCGTTCGTACAACTGGTGTGAGGGAATTTAATACAGGAAACGTCTATTTACATTATCTGAAGAGCTGTTTGACTGGATATGATGACAAGTTTAAATTCTCCGCTGTGACTGTTCTACAAGAAACATTGAAAAAACTCCCACCAGATTCTGTCCGTAAGTTTCGAGACATGGGATTGCAAATCGAACCATAA
- the LOC130621175 gene encoding uncharacterized protein LOC130621175: MARNCEKHFVGLNRVFLEEQWKREEDLKRPPLYTLKTADDVRKWIPSIKRDLDYYLRQLSGARKHDYTPAKFDEFEKKVEDLHREHKRFVKKVFELDPSQQGVPWEPKGYTSKRKQNQHEETDVQIPNTKKKKIVLNILKKEKAEEKK, encoded by the coding sequence ATGGCCAGGAACtgtgaaaaacattttgttggacTTAATCGAGTTTTTCTTGAAGAGCAATGGAAAAGAGAAGAGGACCTAAAACGGCCTCCATTGTATACCTTAAAAACTGCTGACGATGTACGTAAATGGATCCCAAGTATTAAACGAGATCTAGATTATTATCTTCGCCAACTTAGTGGTGCACGAAAGCATGATTACACACCTGCTAAATTCGATGAATTTGAAAAGAAGGTTGAGGATCTACATCGAGAACATAAACgctttgtaaaaaaagtttttgagtTAGACCCATCACAGCAAGGAGTGCCGTGGGAACCGAAGGGATACACATCTAAGCGTAAACAAAACCAACATGAAGAAACTGATGTTCAAATACCGaatactaaaaagaaaaaaattgtgttaaatattttaaaaaaggaaaaagctgAAGAAAAGAAATGA
- the LOC130621629 gene encoding chondroitin proteoglycan 2-like, translating into MIGKFLFVLLLATALTLNIDRQNVNNDEEVEDFSDDFDNEREKGDNDNEGYEEIEENPDNDNVDTSNDEDNEGENEDENDSDEDDKENDNIVNDENDENDDDVDENDDENDGIYEKDSKEGEGDGDEGDDENNDATEEYHENDEDIPEDNENSEELQQDQSLNTFCSTKNNGNYPDPLKCNGFIQCSNKIGYRQPCPGGLSYNHVKNQCVYPVCSGSGFCTGKADGNYRDQATCNGFISCSNGGTYHMPCPSGLEYSVAKDQCVNSADSDCAKPVSDYEKVIADDEALNQICIGKKDGNYAHPQRCDAFVQCANGFGYRQLCPGGLSYNQGKDQCVFPVCKQAGFCATKNSGNYADPKKCAGFITCANGVTYHMACPAGLHYNSTVDRCENPNNADCKNDCVVAGHRYKPGASFIHPQCRGSCVCNGPSHSCVSLCPPSVPNCGPNGQFETMKVKVTNNPACYCQKTVCKPQ; encoded by the exons ATGATAGGGAAATTTCTTTTCGTTTTGTTGCTAGCTACag CACTGACGTTGAATATCGATCGTCAAAACGTCAATAATGACGAGGAAGTAGAAGATTTTTCAGATGATTTCGATAACGAACGAGAAAAAGGCGACAATGATAACGAAGGCTATGAAGAGATTGAAGAAAATCCCGACAATGATAACGTCGACACAAGTAATGACGAAGACAATGAAGGTGAAAATGAAGATGAAAATGACAGTGACGAAGATGATAAAGAGAACGACAACATAGTGAATGATgaaaatgatgaaaatgatGACGATGTTGACGAAAATGACGACGAAAACGACGGCATTTACGAGAAAGATAGCAAAGAGGGAGAAGGAGACGGCGACGAAGGGGATGATGAGAACAACGACGCAACTGAAGAGTATCATGAAAATGACGAAGATATTCCAGAAG ATAATGAAAACAGCGAAGAACTGCAACAAGACCAAA GTTTAAACACTTTTTGTTCCACAAAAAATAATGGTAACTATCCAGACCCATTGAAATGTAACGGATTCATTCAGTGTTCGAATAAGATTGGATACAGACAGCCATGTCCAGGTGGGCTAAGTTACAACCACGTGAAGAATCAATGTGTCTATCCAGTTTGTTCAG GTAGTGGATTTTGCACAGGGAAGGCTGACGGAAATTATCGAGACCAAGCAACGTGTAATGGATTTATTTCCTGTTCTAATGGTGGAACATATCACATGCCGTGTCCATCTGGACTGGAATATAGCGTAGCTAAAGATCAATGCGTCAACTCGGCTGATTCTGATTGTGCAA agcCAGTATCTGACTACGAAAAAGTAATTGCTGATGACGAAG ccCTTAACCAAATTTGCATTGGCAAAAAGGATGGCAATTATGCTCATCCTCAAAGATGTGACGCTTTCGTCCAATGTGCAAATGGTTTTGGTTATAGACAGTTATGTCCAGGCGGTTTGTCCTACAACCAAGGGAAGGATCAATGTGTCTTTCCAGTTTGCAAAC AGGCTGGATTTTGCGCAACCAAGAATAGCGGCAATTATGCTGACCCCAAAAAATGCGCGGGTTTTATAACCTGTGCAAACGGAGTAACCTATCATATGGCTTGTCCTGCGGGTCTGCATTATAATTCTACCGTTGATAGATGTGAAAATCCAAATAATGCTGACTGTAAAA acGACTGCGTTGTGGCCGGACATAGATACAAACCAGGAGCATCTTTCATCCATCCACAGTGTAGAGGCAGTTGTGTTTGTAATGGACCATCTCATTCTTGCGTTTCCCTTTGTCCACCCTCTGTACCTAACTGCGGACCAAATGGTCAATTTGAAACGATGAAAGTTAAAGTGACCAACAATCCAGCGTGTTACTGTCAAAAAACAGTGTGCAAGccacaataa